Proteins encoded within one genomic window of Kibdelosporangium phytohabitans:
- a CDS encoding FAD-dependent monooxygenase, whose protein sequence is MDRWPATPVAVVGGGPIGLLLALFLDHHGVRSVVFDTEKTVPALPRGSSHNARTMEHYRTLGLAAQVRRLGLPWEHPTDISFRTRYTGFELARDRHPSPAAALRAVATAERFDQVPEPMHRANQMYVEKLLVEHAATRPNIETRYGWEVIGLDEQADGVEVTAARRGQSTAQPRTLRAAYVVGCDGGHSFVRRHLGVAYTGPGTVTQDVLGGRTTAAHLRVRSSSRGFFGHRRAWGNWAFNADLAVNLIALDGADEFFLLSSSVKPDTGDIELVRLVRAAAGVPAEVKVLSRRLWTAGAALVAERFGAGRLLLAGDAAHLFTPNGGFGMNTGVDDVANLSWKLAAAVQGWAGPGLLGTYESERRPIALRNTAAARELNLSLGTIERPSNLEDDSADGAAARARTGTRLAEYSRLTVDTIGVQLGARYDQSPIVDAGSDPAPSDAFATYTPSGVPGGRAPHVWLDDAHGRHSSLFDRFGTGFTLLCLRNGHDDSTLAFAAAAKAHGIPLSTVHIADDLVRDVYGRDLVLIRPDHHVAWRGDRIPGDVGEVVARAAGHC, encoded by the coding sequence ATGGACCGGTGGCCTGCCACACCCGTCGCCGTGGTGGGTGGTGGCCCGATCGGTCTGCTGCTGGCGCTCTTCCTCGATCACCACGGTGTGCGGTCGGTCGTGTTCGACACGGAGAAGACCGTACCGGCGCTGCCGCGCGGCAGTTCCCACAACGCCAGGACGATGGAGCACTACCGCACGCTCGGGCTCGCCGCCCAGGTTCGCAGGCTGGGCCTGCCTTGGGAGCACCCGACCGACATCAGCTTCCGCACCCGGTACACGGGGTTCGAACTCGCCCGTGACCGGCACCCGAGCCCGGCCGCCGCGCTGCGGGCCGTCGCGACGGCGGAGCGGTTCGACCAGGTGCCGGAGCCGATGCACCGCGCGAACCAGATGTATGTGGAGAAGCTGCTGGTCGAGCACGCCGCCACCCGGCCCAACATCGAGACCCGCTACGGCTGGGAAGTCATCGGCCTGGACGAACAAGCAGACGGCGTCGAGGTGACCGCGGCACGGCGCGGGCAGTCCACCGCACAGCCACGGACATTACGGGCCGCCTATGTCGTCGGGTGCGACGGCGGGCACAGCTTCGTGCGCAGGCACCTCGGTGTGGCTTACACCGGGCCGGGAACCGTCACCCAGGACGTCCTCGGTGGCCGCACGACGGCGGCACACCTGCGTGTCCGGAGCTCGTCCCGCGGGTTCTTCGGGCACCGCAGGGCGTGGGGCAACTGGGCGTTCAACGCCGACCTCGCGGTCAACCTCATCGCACTCGACGGCGCCGACGAGTTCTTCCTGCTGAGCAGTTCCGTCAAGCCGGACACCGGTGACATCGAGCTTGTCCGGCTCGTTCGGGCGGCGGCGGGCGTCCCGGCCGAGGTCAAGGTGCTCAGCCGTCGGCTGTGGACAGCGGGCGCCGCACTGGTGGCCGAACGATTCGGTGCCGGCCGGCTGCTGCTGGCGGGCGACGCGGCCCACCTGTTCACACCCAACGGCGGTTTCGGGATGAACACCGGGGTCGACGACGTCGCCAACCTGTCATGGAAACTCGCCGCCGCGGTCCAGGGCTGGGCTGGACCCGGCCTGCTCGGCACCTACGAGTCCGAACGCAGACCGATCGCGCTGCGCAACACCGCCGCCGCCCGTGAGCTGAACCTCAGTCTCGGCACGATCGAACGCCCGTCGAACCTCGAGGACGATTCGGCGGACGGCGCAGCCGCCAGGGCGCGAACCGGGACACGGCTCGCCGAATACAGCAGGCTCACGGTGGACACGATCGGCGTGCAACTCGGTGCGCGCTACGACCAATCACCGATTGTCGACGCAGGAAGCGATCCGGCACCGTCCGACGCGTTCGCCACCTACACCCCGTCCGGCGTGCCTGGCGGGCGGGCCCCACACGTGTGGCTCGACGACGCGCACGGCAGGCACAGTTCGTTGTTCGACCGGTTCGGTACCGGATTCACCTTGCTGTGCCTGAGAAACGGTCACGACGACAGCACACTGGCCTTCGCGGCAGCCGCCAAGGCGCACGGGATACCCCTCAGCACCGTGCACATCGCCGACGACCTCGTGCGTGATGTCTACGGACGGGACCTCGTGCTGATCCGGCCGGACCACCATGTCGCGTGGCGTGGCGACCGGATTCCCGGCGACGTCGGCGAAGTCGTCGCCCGCGCGGCCGGGCACTGCTGA
- a CDS encoding SDR family oxidoreductase: protein MVRTLSGKTAVVTGSSRSIGRAIAERLAADGALVGVHYSNGSQAAAETADAIEAAGGGAFTFGAELGVDGDVRQFWSEFDEQRAKYTGHDKTGVDILVNNVGVALRDPFETATPADFDKMYAVNVRAPFFIVQQGMDRLSAGGRVINISSVVTRLALTDVIVYGTTKGALDTFTLILAKVLGGRSITVNSVAPGFIDTDSNAEWLRADEQSWSDTAAKSALGRVGRSEDVADVVAFLASEDARWITGQVIDVSGGTRL, encoded by the coding sequence ATGGTGCGGACACTGTCAGGGAAAACCGCGGTCGTGACGGGCAGCAGCCGCAGCATCGGGCGAGCGATAGCCGAGCGTCTCGCCGCGGACGGTGCGCTGGTCGGCGTGCACTACTCGAACGGTTCGCAGGCCGCGGCCGAAACAGCCGACGCCATCGAGGCCGCAGGCGGCGGAGCGTTCACGTTCGGGGCCGAACTCGGCGTCGATGGCGACGTCCGCCAATTCTGGTCCGAATTCGACGAGCAACGGGCCAAGTACACCGGGCACGACAAAACCGGCGTGGACATTCTCGTCAACAACGTCGGAGTGGCGCTGCGCGACCCGTTCGAGACGGCCACGCCCGCCGACTTCGACAAGATGTACGCGGTGAACGTGCGAGCCCCGTTCTTCATCGTCCAGCAGGGCATGGACCGGCTCAGCGCGGGCGGGCGCGTCATCAACATCTCCTCGGTCGTCACCCGGCTGGCACTGACCGACGTCATCGTCTACGGCACCACGAAGGGCGCGCTCGACACCTTCACCCTCATCCTCGCCAAGGTCCTCGGCGGCCGGAGCATCACCGTGAACTCGGTGGCCCCCGGATTCATCGACACCGATTCCAACGCGGAGTGGTTGCGCGCCGACGAGCAGTCGTGGTCGGACACCGCCGCCAAATCGGCGCTGGGCCGGGTTGGCCGATCGGAGGACGTCGCGGACGTGGTCGCGTTCCTGGCATCCGAGGACGCGAGGTGGATCACCGGTCAGGTGATCGACGTCAGCGGCGGCACCCGGCTGTAG